In Streptomyces rapamycinicus NRRL 5491, the genomic stretch CCGGGCACGAGACCACGGCCACCCAGATCCCCAACTTCGTGCTGACGCTCCTGGACCACCCGGACGAACTGCGCCGGCTGCGCGAGGAGCCCGCACTGCTGCACGGCGCCGTCGAGGAACTGCTGCGCTTCGTCCCGCTGGGCATGGCCGCGTCCTTCCCCCGCTACGCCACCGAGGACGTCGAGGTGGGCGGCACCCTGGTGCGCGCCGGGGAGCCCGTGCTCGTCGCCGTCGGCTCGGCCAACCGCGACGCGCTGCGCTTCGACGAGCCGGGCACCCTGAACGTGGCCCGCCCCGCCACCCAGCACCTGGGCTTCGGCCATGGTGTGCACCACTGCCTGGGCGCGTCCCTGGCCCGGCTGGAGCTCCAGGAGGCGCTCGGCGCGCTGCTCGCCCGCTTCCCGGAGCTGCGGCTGACCGGGGATGTGGAGTGGAAGGGCCAGATGCTGGTCCGCGGGCCCCGTGTCATGCCCATCGGGTGGTGAGCCGGATGACCTGGAAGGCGGAGGTCGACGGCGGCCGGTGCATGGCGTCCGGGATGTGCGCCGGTATCGCCCCCGACCTGTTCGCCCTCGACGAGGACCACGCCAGGCCTCGACGCGAGGAGGTCCCGGAGGAGGAGCGGGTGCTGGACGCGGCGGACTCCTGTCCCGCGCTGGCGATCACCATCCGCGACGGCACCACGACCGTCGGACCGCGTCCCTGAACCCCGTCCGGGAGGCCCCGCGTCAGGACTTGTGCGCGACGCCCGCCCAGAAGGACACCTCCGCGTCGGTCACATCGCCGGTCTCCACATGGGAGTCCCTTTCGGCCAGGTCGGCCCGCCAGCGGTGCGGCACCTCCAGGCCCGGTTCGACCAGCTCCAGACCGGTGAAGAAGCGCTCCACCTCGTCCCTGGTGCGGATTTTCCCCTGGATGCCGCCGCTGTGGTAGACCTGCACGGTCTTCTGGGTGGCCTCGGGGTCGAAGTCCGGGGTGATGTGGCTCAGTACCAGGAAGGAGCCGGGGGCGAGCGCGTCGACCAGCCGCTGGACCAGGTCGTACGGGCCCCACTCGTCGGGGACGAAGTGCAGGAGCGAGACCAGGCTCAGCGCGACCGGCTGGGACAGGTCCAGCACCTCGGTGAGGTCGGGCGAGGCGAGGATGGCCTCGGGCTCGGTGATGTCCCCGTGCACATAGGCGGTACGGCCCTCGGGGCGGCTCTTGAGCAGGGCCTGGGCGTGGGCGAGGACGATGGGGTCGTTGTCCACGTAGACGACGCGGGACTCCGGGGCGATCCCCTGGGCGACCTCGTGCAGATTCGGCCGGGTGGGAATGCCGGTGCCGATGTCGAGGAACTGGCGGATGCCCCGCTCGTCGGCGAGGAACCGGATCGCGCGGTGCATCCAGGCCCGGTTGGTCCGCGCGGCGATCATGACACCCGGCCACAGGGTGAGCACCTTGGCCGCGGCCTCACGGTCGGCGACGTAGTTGTCCTTGCCGCCCAGGAAGTAGTCGTACATCCGGGCGCTGTGCGGTCGCCCCTGGTTGAGGGGGGTGTTGGGGGGCTCCGGCCCGCTTCCGGTCTGGGATGCTACCCCTTGCGCGGTCACGTGGTGTTCTCCTCCGTATCCGGGCGCGATCCCTCACGCCGCGGCCGACTGTTCTTCAGGATGGTAACCGCGTGACCGTACGGGGAAGTTGATGGGCCCCGGTGCGGCCGGCGCCATCACGCGCCGGCCGCGCCGCGTCACGAGGCCCGGGTCAGGAGGCCGCGTTGTCCATGCGTTCGCGCAGGCTGCGCGGCCGCATGTCGGTCCACACCTCGTCGACGTACGCGGAGCACTCGTCCTTGGTGCCCTCCTTGCCGACGGCGTGCCAGCCCTCGGGCACCTCGAGGTCGGCGGGCCACAGCGAGTACTGGTCCTCGTCGTTGCGCAGCACCTGGTAGCGGGCGGTGTCGTCCATGGTCGTTCTCTCCTGTCGGTGATCGGTCAGGTCGGTCAGGTCGCTCAGGTCGGTCAAGTCGGGAATGGTCGGTCAGATCGGGAATGGTCGGTGAAGTGCCGGATGGCGGTCAGCCGGCCGGCCGTCCGGACTCATGGCGGCGGGACAGCGTGCGCAGGGTCGGGCTGACGGTGGCCAGGACGGCCGCGGCGGCCATCCCCGCCGAGCAGAGCAGGATGGCCCGGTCGCCCGGCAGGGCCTGGGCGAGCGATCCGCCCAGCGCGGGGCCTGCCGCGCCCGCGGCACCGCAGGCCAGGACGAGTGTGCTGGTGAGCCTGCCGCGCAGCTCGTCCGGGGTGCGCAGCAGTTGGTCGGTCATGATGGCGGTGTTCGCCGTCGGCGGGAACAGCGCCATCAGGGCGAACAGCACCCCGATGAGATAGCCGCTGTCCATCAGCACGGTGACCGGGGCGAGCACGGCCAGGGCCCAGAACACCGCGATGATGCCGCCGTACGGGCCGAGTCGCCGGTGCAGTGCGGGCGCCAGCAGCGCGCCCGCCACCCCGCCCACCCCGAGCATGGCCGCCATCACGCCGACCTCCCCGGAGGGCACCCCCCGGGATTCGGCGAGCACGATGACGACGAGGTAGAAGGCGCTGAAGAACAGGTTGAGCACCACCGCGCACACCACCGTGACCCGGATCCGGCGCTCCCGCCACACCCACCGCAGCCCGGCCAGGGCCTCCCGGCCCAGCGGGCCCACCCCGTCAGCGGACCGCTCGCGCCGGGGCAGCCGGACGAAGAGCAGCGCGAAGAAGGAGAGCGTATGTGTCACGGCGTCCACCAGGAAGGGCACGAACCGCCCCACGGCGAACAGGAACCCGCCGGTGGCGGTGCCCGCCAGCTGCCCCATCGAGGCCCGTGCCGTGTTCATCGCCACCGCCGTGGGCAGATGCTCGTCCGCCACCAGGGCGGGCAGCGACGCGCTCTCGGCCGGTTCGAAGAGCGCCGCGCTCGCCCCGAACACCGCCGCCACCACGACCATGTGCCACACGGTGGCCGCGCCCGCCCACACGGCGGCCACCAGGCTGATGGCGGAGACCGCCTGGGCCGCCTCGCAGCCCAGCATGATGGCCTTGCGGTCGTAGCGGTCCACCAGGACGCCCGCCGGGAGCCCGGCCACCATCTGCGCGGCGGCGATGGTGCCCATGACCAGACCGGAGGCGGCGCCCGATCCGGTGAGCGCGAGGACCAGCAGCGGAAACGCGATCAGCGCCGTGTGGAAGCCGAACTCCGAGAGCGCCTGACTGCCCCACAGCAGCCGGTAGTCCCGGTTGTGGGACAGCGGAACCGGCGGCGACACCGGCGGGGCGGCGGTCATACGGAGCCCCGGCAGTCCCCGGCGATCCACCGCAGGGCCTCCGCGAAGTCCCCGGCCACCGCCTCCACGGTCGCCCTCTCGTGCACATCGGGGCGGTAGCGCCAGGTGAAGCCGAGCCGGCCGTCCTGCACCGCGCCCACCACCTCCAGCAGATGGGAGCCGCCCTCGCGCGGATCGTGGTCCTGGCCGAACGAGCCGTGTTCGGCGTGGACCAGACCGCCCTGGGACTCGGCCGACCGGGCGCCCCACTGGCCCAGGTAGTTGAACACGATCTGCGGTCCGGCGCCGTGCCGGGACAGCCGCTCGCGCAGCTCGGGCGGGCCGAAGACGCGCAGCGCCCCGAAGCCGAAGCCGTTGCCGGGGACGGTCCGCAGCCGCCGCCGCACCGACTTGACCAGCCCCCGCCAGTCGGCCGGCCCGCCGTCGGGGAGGTCCGGCAGCTCGAAGGAGACCGGATACATGGTGGTGAACCAGCCCACCGTACGGGAGAGATCGACACCGTCCAGGACGTCCTCGCGCCCGTGGCCCTCCAGCTCCACCGACACCCGTTCCCGGCCCGTCCAGCGGGACAGCGCCAGCGCGAGGGCGGCGAGCAGCACATCGTTGATCCGGGTGCGGTAGGCGGTGGGCGCCGAGCGCAGCAGCGCCTCGGTGTCCCGCTCGCCGAGCTCGACCGGCACCGTACCGATCCCGGGTCCGGGCGTGGCCACTTGACGGTCGACCGGCAGCGGCCGGGCGTCGAGGGCCTCGCACCAGTGGTCGGCCTCGTGGTCCAGGCCGCCCTCGGCGACATGCTCCGCGAGCCGCCGCGCCCAGTCGCGGAAGGCGGTGGTCTTGGTGCCGAGGTCCACCGGTTCGCCCCGCACGCCCTGCTGATAGGCGATGTCCAGATCGTCCAGCAGGATCCGCCAGGACACCCCGTCGATGACCAGGTGGTGCGCGGTCAGGAAGAGGAACGGCCGCCGGGCCTCGCCGAAACGGAACAGCGCGGCCCGCAGCAGCGGCCCCCGGCCCAGGTCGAAGCCCGCGTGGAGGGCGTCGGCCGCCTTCTCCATCGCCGCGTCCGCCTCCCGCGCCGGCAGACCGGACAGGTCGTGGCGGTCCAGGACGGCGCCGTCGCCATCCGGTTCCGGGACGTGGCCGCGCCACTCGCCGCCGTCCTCGGTGAACCGGGTGCGCAGCGCGTCATGGTGGACCAGGAGCGACGCCAGCGCCCCCTCCAGCGCCTTCTCGTCCGGCTCCTGGTGCAGCTCGAGCAGCGTGGACTGGTTGAAGTGGCGCGGATTCACGGTGTGGGTGGCGAAGAACCAGCGCTGGATCGGGGTGAGCGGAAGCGACCCGGTCACCGGCTCCGCACGGCCCTCGTCCCGTTCGGCGGTGGCCACGGTGGCGAGCGCGGCCACCGTCTGATGGGCGAACAGATCCTTGGTGGTCAGCCGCAGCCCGGCCTGCCGGGCGCGGGAGACCACCTGGATGCTGAGGATGGAGTCCCCGCCGAGCTCGAAGAAGTTGTCCTCCACGCCCACCCGCGCCAGACCGAGCACATCGGCCCAGATGTCCGCGATCCGGCGCTCCATCGGGGTGCGCGGGGCGACATGGCCCGCACCGGAGGTGATGGGCGCCGGGTCCGGATCGGGCAGCGCCCGGCGGTCCACCTTGCCGTTGGCCGTGAGCGGAAGGGCGTCCAGAACGGCGAACGCCGACGGCACCATATGGGACGGCAGGGTCCGCCCCAGGACGTCGCGCAGCGAGGCGGCGGTCGGCGAGGTACCCGGCGCCGGGACGACATAGCCCACCAGACGCTTCCCGCCGGAGGGCCGCTCCGGGGCCGGGGCGGTCTCCCGTACGGCGACCACCGCTTCCCGCACCTCCGGGCTGCGCCGCAGCGCGCTCTCCACCTCGCCGAGTTCGATCCGGAAGCCCCGCACCTTGACCTGGTCGTCGGCCCGGCCCAGGAACGTGAGCTCACCGTCGCCGGTCCACCGCACCACATCGCCGGTGCGGTACATCCGTCCGCCCGCCGGGCCGAACGGATCGGCCACGAACCGCGCGGCGGTCAGCCCCGGGCGGCCCAGATAGCCCCGCGCCAGCCCCGCGCCCGCCACATACAGCTCCCCGGCCACGCCCACCGGCACCGGGCGCAGCGCGTCGTCCAGTACGTAGACCCGGGTGTTCGGGATCGGCCGGCCGATCGGCGGCACCCCCGACCCGGCGGTCAGCGGCCCGGACCAGGTGCTCACCACCGTGGCCTCGGTCGGGCCGTAGGAGTTGACCATCCGCCGGCCCGGCGCCCAGCGGTCCACCAGCTCCGCGGAGCAGGCGTCGGCGCCGACGATCAGGGTCCGCAGATCCGGCAGCCCCGCCCGCCGATCCGCCTCCTCCACGGTGGCCAGCGCGGCCGGGGGGATCAGCGCATGGGTGATCCGCTGCCCGCCGAGCACCTGGGCCAGCCGCTCGCCCAGCAGTGGGCCCTCGTCACCGATCACCAGCGCCGCGCCACGGGGCAGCGAGACACACAGCTCCAGGACGGAGGCGTCGAAGCTGGGGGAGGAGAACTGCAGCACCCGGTCCCCGGCCCGCACGTCGTAGTGCGCGGCCGCGGCGGCCGAGAAACCGGCCAGCCCCGCATGGGTGACCACGACCGCCTTGGGCACACCGGTGGAGCCGGAGGTGTAGATGACATACGCCGGATGGTCCGGCGTCAGGCCACGGAGTGGCGGCGGCCCGGCGGGGCCCGCCTCGGCCCACACCGAGGCCGCGTCGTCGAGCACCACCGAGGGCGCGGCGTCGCGCAGCATGAACGCCACCCGCTCCTTCGGATAGCCGGGGTCGACCGGCAGGAACGCACCGCCCGCCTTCGCCACGGCCAGCTGCGCCACCAGCATCTCCACCGAACGCGGCAGCACCAGCGCCACCAGCCGCTCCGGCCCCACGCCCCGGCCGATCAGCCGGTGCGCCAGCCGGTTCGCGGCCACCTCCAGCTCGGCGAAGGTGAGATCGCCCTTCCCGTACCGCACGGCCGTGGCATCCGGCGAGACGGCCACCTGCCGCTCGAACAGTTCGCGCAGCGTGGCCCGCTCCACCTCCAGCCGGGTGTCGTTCCACTCGACCAGGGTGCGCCGCAGCTCGGCCGGGGTGGTCAGGGGCAGCGCGCCCACCGGCCGCTCCGGATCCTCGGCGATCCCGGCGAGCAGCGCCCGCAGGGCCGTGCCCATTCGCTCCACCGTCGAGGCGTCGAACAGATCGGTGCTGTAGCCGATCAGCCCGCGCAGCACACCCTCCTCGGCCTCGGCGAACTCGAAGGTGAGGTCGAAGGCGGCGGTCCGGGTGTCGAGTTCCACGTCCGCCAGCTCCAGACCGGGCAGCTCCAGCCCCCGGCCCAGGGCGTTCTGGAGCACCACCATCACCTGGAACAGCGGTGTCCGGCTGGTGTCCCGCACCGGCCGCACCTCGTCCACCACCCGCTCGAACGGCACGGACTGATGGGCGAAGGCGTCCAGGACGGTGCCGCGCACCTCGGCCAGGAAGTCGCCGAAGCGGGTGTGCGGATCGACGGTGGAGCGCAGTACCAGGGTGTTGACGAAGAAGCCGATCAGCCGTTCCACCTCGGGGCGTTCGCGTCCCGAGGTGACGGTGCCCACGGCGATGTCCCGCCCGCCGGACAGCCGGGCCAGCAAGATCTGGGCCGCCGCCACCAGCGTCATGAACAGGGTGGTGCCCCGCGTCTGCCCGAACTCCTTGAGGCGCGAGCTCACCCCGGCGGGCACCGTGAACTCCACCGTGGCGCCGTGCTTCGTCCGCACCGCCGGGCGGGGCCGGTCGGTGGGCACCTCCAGCGGCGGCACCCCGACCAACTGCCGTTTCCAGTAGGTCAGTTCCTCATCCGTCCGGGGAGCGGAGAGTTCGGTGCGCTGCCAGGCGGCGAAGTCCGCGTAACTCACCGGGAGCGGGGGCAGCGCCGCGGGCTCACCGCTCAGCGCCGCCCGGTACAGCTCCCGCAGATCGCCGGTGAGCACACCGGTGGACCAGCCGTCCGTGATGATGTGGTGCAGGGTCAGGCTCAGCATGTGCTCCTGGGGGCCGAGCCGGATCAGCCCGGTCCGCAGCAGCGGGCCGCGCCGCAGATCGAACGGGCGCGCCCGTTCGTACGCCAGCAGCTCCCGCAGCTCCGCCTCCCGCTCGGCGGCGGGCAGATGGGACAGGTCGTACGGGTCGAGCCGGATCTCCCAGGGGCCGTGCACGATCTGCACCCCACGGCCGTCCACCGCGTCGAAGGTGGTCCGCAGCGACTCGTGCCGGGCCACCAGCGCGGTCAGCGCCGCACTGAGCGCGGCCACGTCGAGGGCTCCCCGCATCCGCAGTGCCAGCGGGGTGATGTACTCGGCGCTGTCGGGGGCGAAGGAGTCCAGGAACCACAGCCGCTGCTGCGGATACGACAGCGGCAGCTCGCCGTCCCGGGCCACCGGTGTGATCGGGGCGGGCCGGTCCGCGCCCCGGCCGTCCGCGCCGTCGAGCGCCTCGGCCAGGGCGGCGACGGTCGGATGGGTGAACACCAGACGGGGTGACGGCTCCACCCCGAGCACCTCCCGCAGCCGTGAGGTGAGCCGGATGGAGAGGATCGAGTCGCCGCCGAGTTCGAAGAAGTTGTCCCCGGCGCCGACGCGTTCGACCTCCAGCACCTCGGCCCAGACCGCCGCCACGGCCCGTTCGGCCCCCTCGCGCGGCGCCCGGTAGGGCGTACGGCGGGTGTCAGGACCGGGTGCGGGCAGCGCCGCGCGGTCCAGCTTCCCGGTGGGGCCGAGCGGCAGCGCCTCCAGCGGGACGACGGCCGACGGCACCATGTAGTCCGGCAGCCGCTCGGCCGCGTACGCCCGCAGTGGGTCACCCTCCACCGGGGCATCGCCGGCGGCCACCAGATAGGCCACCAGCCGCTTGCCACCGGGGCCGTCCTCCCGGGCCACCACCGCGACATCCGCCACCTCGGGGTGCCCGGCCAGCACGCCCTCCACCTCGCCCGGCTCGATCCGGAAGCCACGGACCTTGACCTGGTCATCGGCGCGGCCGAGGAACTCCACCGTGCCGTCCGGGCGCCGTCGCGCCAGATCGCCGGTGCGGTACATCCGCTCCCCGGCGGGCGCGTACGGATCGGGGAGGAAGGCCGCCGCGGTCGGTCCTGGGCGGCCGAGGTAGCCACGGGCCACCCCCTCCCCGGCGACGAAGAGCTCGCCGACCACACCCGGCGGCACGATCCGCATCCTGGAGTCCAGGACGTGGACCCGCGTGTTGTCCAGCGGACGGCCGATCGGCACCACCTCGGGCACCTCGTCGGCGCGGGACATCGGGAAGTACGTGGCGAAGGTGGTGGTCTCGGTCGGCCCGTAGCCGTCCACCACGGTCAGCCCGGGGCAGCGCTCCAGCACCCGGCGCACCGCGGCCGCGGGCACCACGTCGCCACCGGTCCACACCTCGTGCAGCCCGGTGAAACAGTCCGGCGCGTCCCCGGCCAGCAGCCGGAACAGCCCGGCGGTCAGCCAGAGACCCGTCACCTTCTGCTCGGCCACCAGTCGGCGCACCACCGCGGCGTCCAGTTCGCCCGATGTCACCACCACCCGGCCACCGTTCAGCAGCGGCACCCACATCTCGTAGGTGGCGGCGTCGAACGCCACCGGCGAGTGCAGCGGCACCCGCTCATGTCCGCCACCGGCGAAGGCACGGTCCAGGGCGAGCGCCGCCACATCGCGATGGCGCACCCCCACGGCCTTCGGCACACCGGTCGACCCGGAGGTGAACATCACATACGCCAGCTGGTCCCGGTGCACCGGCACCGCCGCCACCACCGGCCCGCCCTCCCGGGCGGCGGCCACCTCCTCCGGTGTCAGCACGACCGCGGCGCCGGCCTGGTCCAGCAGCGTGCGCCGCCGGTCGCGCGGGGCGCGGGCGTCCACCGGTACGTACACCGCACCGGCCCTGACGACCGCGAGCTGGGCCACGACCAGCTCCACCGACCGGTCCATGAGCAGCGCCACCCGGTCCTCGGGACGCACCCCGGACCGCAGCAGATGACCGGCTAACCGGCCCGCCCACTCGTCGAGTTGGGCGTAGCTGAGCGACGTGGCGCCGTCGGTGGCGGCCACGGCGTCCGGGGCCCGGTGGACCCGCTCGGCGAACAGCTCCGCGAGCGAACCCTCCGGCAGCGGCCGGGCGGTGGCATTCCACTCGCCCGCCGCCCGCAGGCGCTCCGCCTCCGTCAGCAGCGGCAGCTCGTCCAGCGACCGCCCGGCGCCGTCCGCGATGCCGGTCAGCAGCGTCTCCAGATGGGCCGCCGCCCGATCCACCGTGGCCGCGTCGAACAGCGCCGGATCGTAGGCGAGGTCGAAGCCCAGCCGGTCGCCGAGATAGGCGCGCAGACACAGCGGGAAGCTGGTGGAGTCCTCGGCCCGCACCTCCCGCACCCGGATTCCGGCACCGGCGGCCGACGCCTCGTCGAAGGGGTAGTTCTCGAACACCATCATGCTGTCGAAGAGCGCCTCACCGGCCGGGACCGCGCTGAGTGCCTGGATCCGGGGGAGGGCGACGAAGTCGAAGCGGCGGGACTCGCTCTGCCGCTCCTGGAGCTCCCGCAGCCACGCCACGACCTCACGGCCGCCCTCGGCCACGGCCCGGGTGGGGACCGTGTTGATGAACATGCCGACCATCGTCTCCACGCCGGGCAGCCCCTCCGGACGGCCCGAGACGGTGGTGCCGAACACCACGTCGCGCACCCCGCCGTACCGCGACAGCAGCAGCGCCCACGCGCCCTGCACCACCGTGTTGACCGTCAGCCCGCCGCCGCGCGCGGTCTCCCGCAGCCGGGCGGACACCTCATCGGTCAGCTCCAGCCGGGTCAGCGCGGTCGAGGTGGTGCGATGCGCCTCCCGGGGCGGCCGGTCGTACGGCAGCGGTGTGCGGGTGCCGAACCCCGCCAGCACCTCGCGCCAATGCCGCTCCGCACGCTCGTGGTCCTGCTCGCGCAGCCAGCGCAGGAAGTCCCGGAAGGCCCGGCGGGCGGGCGGCCGGGGCGAGCGCCCGGCCACGAGGGCCGCGTAGGTCTCGCACACCTCGGCGAAGACCTGGCCGGTGCTCCAGCCGTCGAGCATCAGATGATGCGAGGTCCACACCAGCATGACCTCGTCATCGGGCAGCCCGGCCACCGCGATCCGGCTCAGCGGGGCCGAGGTGAGCTCCATCCCGGCGGCGCGGTCCTCGGCCAGCAGCCGCCGCAGCGCCTCCTCCCGCGCGGATGGCGTCAACTCCCGCCAGTCCAGCCGGACGGTGGGCAGATCGGCCCGGCGGTGGACGACCTGGACCGGCTCGGCGAGCCCCTCCCAGCGGACGGAACTGCGCAAGCCCGGTGTACGGTCCACCACCCGCTGCCAGGCGGCCGCGAAGGCGTCCGGGTCGGCGATCCCGCCGATCCGGATGGCGATCTGGTCGAAGTAGGCG encodes the following:
- a CDS encoding ferredoxin, which translates into the protein MTWKAEVDGGRCMASGMCAGIAPDLFALDEDHARPRREEVPEEERVLDAADSCPALAITIRDGTTTVGPRP
- a CDS encoding SAM-dependent methyltransferase, whose amino-acid sequence is MTAQGVASQTGSGPEPPNTPLNQGRPHSARMYDYFLGGKDNYVADREAAAKVLTLWPGVMIAARTNRAWMHRAIRFLADERGIRQFLDIGTGIPTRPNLHEVAQGIAPESRVVYVDNDPIVLAHAQALLKSRPEGRTAYVHGDITEPEAILASPDLTEVLDLSQPVALSLVSLLHFVPDEWGPYDLVQRLVDALAPGSFLVLSHITPDFDPEATQKTVQVYHSGGIQGKIRTRDEVERFFTGLELVEPGLEVPHRWRADLAERDSHVETGDVTDAEVSFWAGVAHKS
- a CDS encoding MbtH family protein yields the protein MDDTARYQVLRNDEDQYSLWPADLEVPEGWHAVGKEGTKDECSAYVDEVWTDMRPRSLRERMDNAAS
- a CDS encoding MFS transporter; protein product: MTAAPPVSPPVPLSHNRDYRLLWGSQALSEFGFHTALIAFPLLVLALTGSGAASGLVMGTIAAAQMVAGLPAGVLVDRYDRKAIMLGCEAAQAVSAISLVAAVWAGAATVWHMVVVAAVFGASAALFEPAESASLPALVADEHLPTAVAMNTARASMGQLAGTATGGFLFAVGRFVPFLVDAVTHTLSFFALLFVRLPRRERSADGVGPLGREALAGLRWVWRERRIRVTVVCAVVLNLFFSAFYLVVIVLAESRGVPSGEVGVMAAMLGVGGVAGALLAPALHRRLGPYGGIIAVFWALAVLAPVTVLMDSGYLIGVLFALMALFPPTANTAIMTDQLLRTPDELRGRLTSTLVLACGAAGAAGPALGGSLAQALPGDRAILLCSAGMAAAAVLATVSPTLRTLSRRHESGRPAG